Proteins encoded within one genomic window of Halorussus salilacus:
- a CDS encoding aldehyde dehydrogenase family protein, giving the protein MGTKPRRGYDAADRRADSLDALELAPVTGWNAHYVDGEWRPRENRDTLDVMNPATREPVGAVPAGTDADVEEAYAAADAARRAWAERTPDERASVVADARELVDAYREEFVHLFAVECGGARLKADIELDLTGGTMSVAEDLADSFGTDERESVVEGKRNLLTREPAGVVGVISPWNFPLYLSMRAVAPALALGNAVVLKPSTHTAVVGGLAVARIFEEAGLPDGVLNVVTGTGSEIGEAVASHSTPSVVSFTGSTEVGREVGAAAAEQLSTPALELGGNNAHIVTDDADLDRAVDGGVFGSFTHQGQECISINRHLVHESVYDEYVERLAARAERLPMGDPREEGVVVGPVQNASQYETIVDLLERSVERGAEIEAGGDHYEWFVEPTVLSNVANDMPIAAEEHFGPVAPVVPFETDEQAIELANDTEYGLSGSVHCEDRERAMDIARRLDTGMVHINDQPLNDEPHVPFGGVGASGIGRYNGEAIVEAFTETKWISVQDEPREYPY; this is encoded by the coding sequence ATGGGGACGAAACCCAGACGAGGTTACGACGCCGCCGATCGACGCGCCGACTCGCTCGACGCGCTCGAACTCGCGCCCGTCACCGGGTGGAACGCCCACTACGTCGACGGCGAGTGGCGACCGCGTGAGAACCGCGACACGCTCGACGTGATGAACCCCGCGACCCGGGAGCCGGTCGGCGCGGTCCCCGCGGGGACCGACGCCGACGTGGAGGAGGCCTACGCGGCCGCCGACGCGGCCCGGCGCGCGTGGGCCGAGCGCACCCCCGACGAGCGGGCGTCGGTCGTGGCCGACGCCCGCGAACTCGTCGATGCCTACCGGGAGGAGTTCGTACACCTGTTCGCGGTCGAGTGCGGCGGCGCGCGCCTGAAGGCCGACATCGAACTCGACCTCACCGGGGGAACGATGTCGGTCGCCGAGGACCTCGCCGACTCGTTCGGGACCGACGAGCGCGAGTCGGTCGTCGAGGGCAAGCGCAACCTCCTCACCCGGGAGCCCGCGGGCGTGGTCGGGGTCATCTCGCCGTGGAACTTCCCGCTGTACCTCTCGATGCGGGCGGTCGCGCCCGCGCTCGCGCTGGGCAACGCCGTGGTCCTCAAGCCCTCGACCCACACCGCCGTGGTCGGCGGGCTCGCGGTCGCGCGCATCTTCGAGGAGGCCGGGCTCCCCGACGGCGTGCTGAACGTCGTCACCGGAACGGGGTCGGAGATCGGCGAGGCCGTCGCGAGTCACTCGACGCCGTCGGTCGTCTCGTTCACCGGCTCCACCGAGGTGGGCCGAGAGGTCGGCGCGGCGGCGGCCGAGCAACTCTCGACCCCGGCGCTCGAACTCGGGGGCAACAACGCCCACATCGTGACCGACGACGCCGACCTCGACCGCGCTGTCGACGGCGGCGTCTTCGGGTCGTTCACCCATCAGGGTCAGGAGTGCATCTCCATCAACCGCCACCTCGTCCACGAGTCGGTGTACGACGAGTACGTCGAGCGACTCGCCGCCCGCGCCGAGCGACTCCCGATGGGCGACCCCCGCGAGGAAGGGGTGGTGGTCGGCCCGGTCCAGAACGCCTCCCAGTACGAGACCATCGTGGACCTCCTCGAACGGTCGGTCGAGCGAGGGGCGGAGATCGAGGCCGGAGGCGACCACTACGAGTGGTTCGTCGAACCCACCGTCCTCTCGAACGTCGCGAACGACATGCCCATCGCGGCCGAGGAACACTTCGGTCCGGTCGCGCCGGTCGTCCCCTTCGAGACCGACGAGCAGGCCATCGAACTCGCCAACGACACCGAGTACGGTCTCTCGGGGTCGGTTCACTGCGAGGACCGAGAGCGCGCGATGGACATCGCGCGCCGACTCGACACCGGGATGGTCCACATCAACGACCAGCCCCTGAACGACGAGCCTCACGTCCCCTTTGGCGGGGTCGGCGCGTCGGGAATCGGCCGGTACAACGGCGAGGCCATCGTCGAGGCGTTCACCGAGACCAAGTGGATTTCGGTGCAGGACGAACCCCGGGAGTACCCGTACTGA
- a CDS encoding HD domain-containing protein, which translates to MKTIKDSVHDHIEVEGVARALLDTPAVQRLRRIKQLGPAHLVYPSANHTRFEHSLGVYYLACEALDHLGIHGKRAERVRAAAILHDVGHGPYSHTIEAVIHRHTGKYHDDVHELLAERSVGDVLRNHGHDPAAVADLIAGEGKLGQLVSGELDVDRMDYLVRDAHHTGVPYGTIDHSRLVRELTLIDGELVLGEGNVPTAESLLLARALMNPTVYNHHVTRICRGILKRASERLLTETDVSAEELRRMDDHDLFATLRSEPETAEFARRLGARDLYKRAVWAEMGDVPDAVIDADHDAILDYEAEIADEADVDRGEVIIDVLGRPSMTESSSRVIVNGDIRRLGEQSALVSALRHVQREQWRLGVYAPSDATDAVGHAAERVLGLETDGALVNEVRTPGQRTTLDEFGSRD; encoded by the coding sequence ATGAAGACCATCAAGGACAGCGTCCACGACCACATCGAGGTCGAGGGCGTCGCGCGAGCGTTGCTGGACACGCCCGCGGTCCAGCGGCTCCGCCGCATCAAGCAACTGGGACCCGCCCACCTCGTCTACCCCTCGGCGAATCACACCCGGTTCGAGCACAGCCTCGGGGTCTACTATCTGGCGTGCGAGGCGCTCGACCACCTCGGAATCCACGGCAAGCGCGCCGAGCGCGTCCGGGCGGCCGCCATCCTCCACGACGTGGGCCACGGCCCGTACAGCCACACCATCGAGGCGGTCATCCACCGTCACACCGGCAAGTACCACGACGACGTTCACGAACTGCTCGCCGAGCGGTCGGTCGGCGACGTGCTCCGAAACCACGGCCACGACCCCGCCGCGGTCGCCGACCTCATCGCGGGGGAGGGAAAGCTGGGCCAGCTCGTCTCGGGCGAACTCGACGTGGATCGGATGGACTACTTGGTGCGCGACGCCCACCACACCGGCGTGCCCTACGGAACCATCGACCACTCGCGGCTGGTCCGGGAGCTGACGCTCATCGACGGCGAGCTCGTCCTCGGGGAGGGCAACGTCCCGACCGCCGAGAGCCTGTTGCTCGCGCGAGCCCTGATGAACCCCACGGTCTACAACCACCACGTCACCCGCATCTGTCGGGGAATCCTCAAGCGCGCGAGCGAGCGCCTGCTGACCGAGACCGACGTGAGCGCCGAGGAACTGCGCCGGATGGACGACCACGACCTGTTCGCGACGCTCCGGAGCGAGCCAGAGACCGCGGAGTTCGCCCGGCGGCTCGGCGCTCGGGACCTCTACAAGCGCGCGGTCTGGGCCGAGATGGGAGACGTTCCGGACGCGGTCATCGACGCCGACCACGACGCCATCCTCGACTACGAGGCCGAGATAGCCGACGAGGCAGACGTGGATCGCGGCGAGGTCATCATCGACGTGCTGGGTCGCCCGAGCATGACAGAGTCGTCCTCGCGGGTCATCGTCAACGGCGACATCAGGCGGCTGGGCGAGCAGTCGGCGCTGGTATCCGCACTCCGGCACGTCCAGCGCGAGCAGTGGCGACTCGGGGTCTACGCGCCGAGCGACGCGACCGACGCCGTGGGCCACGCCGCCGAGCGCGTGTTGGGGCTGGAGACCGACGGCGCGCTCGTCAACGAGGTTCGGACCCCCGGCCAGCGCACGACGCTCGACGAGTTCGGGTCGCGGGACTGA